The following is a genomic window from Garra rufa chromosome 4, GarRuf1.0, whole genome shotgun sequence.
CGGATGACAGCCAAATTTATATACCTCTGAAGAAAAATGACACTAGCTCTGTCACTGCACTGCTGAAATGTCTGGATGACATCAAGGCTTGGATGTCTcttaactttttaaattttaatcatgACAGAACAGAGGTGATGGTTTTTAGTGGAACCACTGGAACCCCCCTGCCAGATCTTGGCCCCCTAACCCAGTACATGAAACCCACCATTACAAACCTGGGAGTGAAGATGGACCCTGATCTTAAACTTGAGAGTCAGATCAGGTCTGTCGTGAAATCAAGTTTCTTTCACCTGAGGCGGCTGGCCAAAATAAAACTGATTCTTTCCAGGCAGCACTTTGAGACAGTAGTCCACGCTTTTATAACCACTCGGCTGGATTACTGCAACGCACTGTATGTGGGGGTCAGTGTGTCGGCCATCTCTCGGCTCCAGATGGTACAGAACGCTGCAGCTCGTCTTTTAACCGGCACAAGAAAACATGAGCACATTACCCCCATTTTAGCCTCACTCCACTGGCTGCCCATACATTTTAGAGTtcattttaaaattcttttatttgcttttaaaTCCCTCAATGGTCTTGCCCCGCCATACCTCTCTGAACTTTTACACTTTTACACTCCTTCCCGGTCCCTCAGGTCAGCTGATCAGCTGCTCCTGAGAGAGCCTAAAACAAAGCGGAAGCTCAGAGGGGATCGTGCCTTCGCTGTGGCAGCTCCAAAACTTTGGAAAAATCTGCCTCTGCACATCAGACAGGCTTCCTCTCTGTCTGTTTTTAAAACACAACTAATGACCCACCTCTTCTCTTTGGCTTTTGAAACCTAGTAGGAAgttgattttatttgattctacTGTGTTTTatctgttatctcgtttgttgTCTTATTGTGTCCATTGTCCTATTGTGCTTCTGTGgtgttatttattgttattgtatCTTGTGCAGCACTTTGGAAACCTTGTGTTTGTTTAaattgtgctatataaataaaattggattggattggattggaCTAATCTTTTTCAGGTCGGTTATCATCCCTCCCTCCATTATTATTTGTCAACCAGCACACACTTTACTGCTGTCTCCTGCTTGCACTTGCACTTGCcttttataaatgaaaaataaaaaaatatgacacgCTACAATAACGTAGTGTGTATTCTGAGTGACGGTCCAACATCAGGTAGGCTAAATAAGCTCTTTAAAACTACACAAATTTGTAAATGTTATTGAAATAAACAGACAGCCCACTTACCCATTTTTCAGATTTTGGAAGGTGTaggtgtgtgaaaaaagttgaaaATGTTGTCGTGAAGACAAGAGCCTGGTCTGTCAGAGGCCTCCCTATGTCACCTATAGCAGCAGCAGCGCGCCagcgccgcgtcaggcacggttCTGGTGTGTAAAGACACAGAAAACGCGACGCAGCCGCCACGCAGCTGACACGCATCAGAAACGCCACGCTCACGCCACGCTCACGCCACGCATCCAGTGTGTCACCGGCCTAATTGTTTCTCTTTAGCTACAGAACTGCTTCATCATTCTAAACTAACTTTACAGATTGCATTCTTTCAGGTCTCATTGCTTACACCCTGACATTGTAAGCCTCCCACCCCAAAGCCTTGTCTGCTCCGATCTTTAATCCACCCTCACCGAACCtgaatgtcacacccctggactatttAGTTGGTTTTTCCCATCATTCTCCCACGCTGCTTTATGTAcattggtttctccctcattgcctgcacctgcatgtgtttatcagtctgtctatttaatgtgtgtgtttccaATCGATCCTTGTCTTTCGGTCTTTGATGTTGCCATCCTGTGTTTCCCGTTTTcccctttggatttattaaaaacatttcgtTTTTCTATGTCattgttcatgtgtttcttttgaatcctgacagaaagaccgaccaaatACAGTTTTTTCTCTGCGTTTGCCCTCATTTTGTTTATCATTCTTTTGTCTCAGTCCTTTTGTTTCCGTGGTGTCATCACTATGAACCCCCTACTccgtcctgaattcatcctcctctGGCAGAAGCAGGGGGATCTACCGCTTGAGGGATTTACTgccatgttccagcttgtagcaaacaccaccagctacctgGACGATGCGCTCTGTGtgttctatgacgctagcctcaatGCGTCATGCAGAGTGCCGTCGTCTTAGGACGGCCCTCAAGCGGCTTTTGCCActtttgtggagtggacactggcgagaaacaaaccctcgttccCTGCCTGCTCCATGGAAAATCTTGCCAGtttcactccagacccagaacccagccagccACCCTGACTTGCTGGCCTGATTacgagcccgagcccaccgcagacaAACCCAAGCTACCAACACGACCAAGGAGCCATTGCCCATCGGAGCGACAGAGCGAGAGATCGCCACGGAGCTGGAGGAATTTGTGTCTGACCAGGTGTGAGAGCTGGCCACAATTCCCGCGACGGTGGTAGTGTCAGCGGAGCTTGAGAGTGCTGAGAACAGCATAACCCACTGCACcgccgctgagggtgagcaaaaTCTGGAACTGGGAAAAAATTATAATGGACATAAACTCTGAAATGTCAACATGcatggatttcccacccaccctccctcagttacCCCTGTTTAATGGCCATAACATTTCAACCATGCTGCCACTGCTGCCtgtcagtccctctgctcaccctcagcccaccatctgtgcagtgggttcgccgcTGGTCTGCCAGTCATCAttggcgtcatggctggaggatccctcatctccgccTTCAGCCTCTGAGTCCTGGACTCTGCCTCAGCCCTCCAACCCCGCAGCTCCACCccgtctctcagctccctcgtctccaccatcgcccgtcggtccaccagctccaccgggctccatcgtcccttcGGCTccaccctggtcagtcgtcaccccaccttcgcctctggactcttcTCCAGCtgtgcctcgtcactccgtccctgtggacctcctccctcccacgGGCACAGCCTCTGccgctccggctccgctgcggacctccggatcctctgtgtcgcccaggattCATTGGCTCttcgtctccgcctcgggctctaccaccacctgctccgccccTGTCGGTCGGCCCTGGGGAGTTGTCAGCCTTTCcttcaccatggctcctccctccatcggctccaccgtggggttccatcatggctgtggtctgggtcccaCCTTTTTCCCATCATTCTCCCCCACTGCTTTATGTAcattggtttctccctcattgccTGCACCTGCAtgtgtttatctgtctgtctatttaatgtgtgtgtttccccTCGATCCTTGTCAGTCTTTGATGTTGCCATCCTGTGTTTCCCGTGTTcccctttggatttattaaatacattttttttagcatATACCTTATCTGATTAATCTTTTAGATGATTTCTTAATCATCTTGCCCCCTACTCATTCCCAGCTGCACATCTCTCGACAATCCAAAATCTTTTTGCAGAGCTCGGAATACCCAAAAATTATTCCGATGCATTGTTACCAAAGAAAAAAATGATTGGATGATTCTGGTAGCCTATACTCTCTCAACTACCCCTAGCTGTTCCAAACGCAAGCTGTTATCCATTTTAGGCCATCTGAATTTCGCTATGCGCATCATCCTGCAAGGCCACCCCTCTATCTCCCAGCTCCTCTCACTTGCATCCTCCTCACCTTCACCCAATATAACCAATTCCCAGATGTCCCTACTAATCAAAGGCATCCAAAAAAACACATCCCACTCGCCCGGACACCCGCCAAACTATAACCCcccaaaaaatctaaacaattgcATCTCCAACCTCCGCTCCACTACCAGTCCATCCACACCTCTTGTACCCTAGAtgccatgtttatcctggcttacttcggttttgtgatttttggaaGGAGTTCACATGAATAATTacagccaattcatcatcagtaatcacactccctatccagtCAGCATGACAAAGAATCCCTATGAATAATCAAAGCAGCCCTACCTTCTTCATTTCCCCCTTTTCAGCACCTTTCCACCGCCCCGTCTCATCACCTTCAGCCTGGGGGCTACAGAATTACTGccaagctcggagccctctccagGAGAGCACACCAGATACACCTAACCTTTCCCTCAGTTTATAATCTGTAAGAGTGAACTTGTGAAAGAAAGACTAAATTAAACACTATTGAAATTAAAATAGAACATTTGTTGATTTGTCTTTTGTTTAATCAATCTTATTAGTTTCTTTGAAATTTTTGCACTAAACTCACTCAAGAtgagtttaagtaaactgcaaaaactaaAGTAATAGATGCAGTGATAAGTAGAATCCTTCAAAATTCAAGATGAAATTGGATctcattaaaatcctgtagaaatgatCATACAGCACATTTATACcttgtcctataagacaattcctaataggGATGCAACGATATCATTTTTTCAATgatccgataccaaaaattcTGAGCATCGGCCGATATCAGTTGGGGTATTTTAGCTTCAGAACTAAAGAATGTGTACAATTCACTTcgtcattaagatttatttgttttagataaagaaagaaataccaaatctgcttgcacattgttggatgaaaaaggggggaaaaagagTGACATGCATGAGTGCAGTCAAATTCATGaattcatattaagattaatgttttaaaaataacacttagaaaacagaaatattacagatataaataactgaacagatctgccagcaggtggcggcaagacactgaattAATTACTGTATCATTTCATTAATTTGATTCATTTGAACagctggttcattcaggaataaagcaaatgactctctatttgaatgggaaattgaatcatttcactagatttgtttaaaaacgcactttcattcataaaagaaacaccgctgtgtttgaatggagatgaacagcggctcagttgtgacttggcgaaaaagagcaaaatcaggcaatagtgttatagtcagacaatgcaagtcatttaataataacttcttatttaactgctgtattaaacaatatcTCATCTATAAACTTAGaaagtattaaaagctgtcactcggttcgcaatatcacaaatcTCTATTAcaatcaacaaagctctctataCTGCACCGTCAGTCTATATACAccctctctacactttgtttatgaaaggattggtgagatatgtctgtgatacttTATTCAACTTTGCAAAAAAatcatagaaacctttgaagctcccctgagcgcaaacacagatATGCtaatcgggtcagtcgcacatggtactcctaaatatttttttcatagtcgcatgcagtaattttcagtcgcaaatgcgagtgaaatggttgGACAGTAGGGCCCTTTTTTACAGCTTAGGCAAGGTCAGTTGCTTTGACTCATCCTTTTTCCATTTGATTTGTACgaagtccttgtgttcttttgcgtGATGCTTTTGAAGATGCTTGATTAAATTTGTGCTGTTGTAATTTGAAACACTACTTCCACCTCTTGAAACTTTGGCtttgtaaatattaaaatttgCAGTGCAACTAGCTGCTGTATCAAgagtaaaatatttccaaatcaggGACATGTTTACCGTGCTGAGGTAGACTTTGCATGTAGACGTTCCCTCTGCACTCGTCTGTCACACTTACGTCACATAGTGGTTGTGTAAGCAGCGCaacatattttaaatgcattttatttttaagggaatgttttaaaataattgtgttcttgtaagaaaattataatagttttacagtagactattatttcttgctatttatttattcaaactaTGGTAATGgtatcgaatttggatcggtcacgcatcaccgatatccgatccgttcaaaaagcttggatcggcgtCGATACTGATCCAGAGTATCATATCGATGCAACCCTAATTCCTAATAcaatcctttaggaatggttccaaaaaatTGGTATTACAGCCTTCCACAAAGCTGCCAAAGTTGGTGGTAGAAGTGAGCAAGTAACTGATGTGTGTAAATTAATTCCAtgcacactgatgttaaaatgttaacagtgtcctttattgtgcttcaatcaaaaaaacatttgtgcaCTTCCTGTGAGTTCTCACTTCAATTCATGACAAACAAATGTGAAGTTCTCacattgtagacagagcaaacacattTTCCATAGTCCATATTATTCTTTGCACGTTTATGCATTAAGCTCAGTCtgacacaatatagctagttgacaagGTAAAGTGTAacatggacaaaacacattgcttAGAATTTCTATCACTTGAGGAGGCCTGTATAGGACTCtaattggaatcctttaggattgttttggcaagggaacattttgcagattcttaaagggggatgtaaacttttgacctcaactgtaactttGGACCGGAACTGTCCGTTCTataaattttgtttgaaactctctccatgctaaggggatctgttaggcttctctttattgtgaatcttcatgtgcctgtcaaggcttcctttttgactgaaacagtttccacactgttggcatgtgtaaggtttctctccagtgtgaactctcatgtgaatgttaaggtatcttttatgagtgaaactctttccacactgttggcaggtaaaaagacTCACTTtaatgtgaattttctggtgAACTTTTCCactttcattgaaactctttccagacTGATGGGATCTGTAAGGCGTTTCTCTATTGTACATTTTCATGTGACTGTCAAGTTgtcctcgttgactgaaactctttccacactgtttgcatgtgtaaggtttctctccagtgtgaactctcatgtgaatgttaaggcattctttacgagtgaaaccctttccacactggttgcatgtgtaaggcttctctccagtgtgaaatctcatgtgtctgttaaggttttctttttcagtgaaactctttccacattgtttgcatgcgtaaggcttctctccagtgtgaaatctcatgtgtctgttaaggtttcctttatcagtgaaactctttccgcactcGTTGCATgaataaggcttctctccagtgtgaaatctcatgtgtctgttaaggtttcctttttcagtgaaactctttccacactctttgcatgtgtaaggcttctctccagtgtgaattctcatgtgacttttAAGGTGTGCTTGTTCTtttaaactctttccacactgacagcaagtgaaaTTACTCATAGTTCCTGTCTCTTGagcacttttttgtttagaagtcttttcagactctaaggaacaaaaagatttttctccagatacaaaatcatgaagattttcaaactgatctttctcttcagtttcattcagttcttctctctcctctttcagcaatgtaaggtctaaggtggaaaaacaaagtgATAAAAGTTAaacccagtttaatggcacaaagcaattaacatcaaaacatgtagatatgtaatgcatgtatgctagatcctataccagggtctccaaacctgatcctggtcgGCCTGTACCCAACAGAGATAAAGTTGGCggttatacaattaattaaatctagaaaatctatatagactgatctcaattattaTATACCATTTTTATGTCTCCTAGAggataaaattcaacaaatttagagagcGACTAGGGAAAAAAAAGGGTGAAAAAttcatcacaaacacacacccggagcagtgggcagccattgctgcggcgtccggcgagcagttgggggttcggcgccttgctcaagggactcacctcagtcgtggtattgagggaggagagagtgctgtacattcactccccccacttacaatccctgccggacctgagactcgaacccgcaacctttgggttataagtccgactctctaacctttaggccatggctgcccctttaaaagtaaacaggcTATATTTTTGCACCAATTGAAAGTGAAAAAGTCAAAAGTAAAGTGACCAAGTATGGCGAATTGTGCTCTGTATTTAATCCAtcaaagtgcacacacacaaCAGGAACATGCAGCCGGAGCACTGGCAAACTCTGGCAACTAATGCTGTTAAACTAACCTGGTCCGAGGAAGCCTAACCCTCAGGCTAAATTCAGTCCTGTAGCATGGACTAATAGGAATGCACTGATCTTACTTACCACTGACTCTCTCAATACAATTATTTGACTTTAGTATCAGTCCAAACATAAaagtttattgattttattttctcaaataataaataaaataaatataaacttagGCTGCAAACAAATGTATTTAATGTTTTGTGCCCAAGACGTAATTACGttgttttaaaatatgaaaactaTTTACCATGGTTGCTACTTGCACATTCAGTTGATCAGAAGTGTCTAGCCATGCAGCTCTTCTCTCTAGTCTTTaaaacactaaattaaaaatgaaatattagaaaacagcctacattttaactgggaagAGGAACAGACATTTACTCATTTGAGCTAGTAATTAGGACTGTATTAGTCAGCTTACAATTAATTTCCATTTACTGCTATGATAAAAATACACTTACACTATAGTTTATAATAATACATGTGTCACATTTAATGTCCAACaacaaatattttaacaaaatgtatgttttcctcagaattattaAACTACTATTATATTGTGCAAGCGCTTGTTTACATTTGTAAACCCCATCCACTCCTGACAACAAAATGGATGTTTGTATGACTTTCtaacattcttaagaagaataTAGACTGAGGAAAACACAACATCTCAAATATATTAAATGGTACAAATACTGTATATTTGCCATGGTGGATCAATTTGATCTATAAATTGACAttaactgtgcgttcacaccgccgccgaCAAGAGCGTCAAAAAATTCGCTCTGGCCGCCCTGTCAGCGACGCTGTAGATTCATTGACGCTCTGACGATCAAACGCTAGGTCTTGTATTTAAAGCAGCAgcaaagcaaacaagcatgtcGATCTTGTGTAAGTTAACCTCATTAAAAATTTTAAACGTGAAAATAAGAAACTGAATTGAATTgtagttacatgtttgctaacAAAATAAAGCAATTAAAAGCCATTTGTGTGGTGTGGCTTTTGTGTTCATGGTTGTGCTAGTCTAATTTCAACATAATAGGAGACATTTACTAGCCTTGGtctttaattaacattaacatgaATTTGTGTGAAATGACTGTTTGTGAGACATTGACATACACCTCTTGTCTCAATCAGATGTCAACATTTTCACTGCAGCTCTCTACAACACCTATTTTTTGTTTAATCCAATATGCGTCGATATGTCACAAATATTTTACAGCAGAAACACTTTTTTTGCGTGCTCTGGCGCTAAAGTTAGCATGCAATTCCCGCTTATTTACAGAAAATATATAACTTTAATGCACATCAGCAAATTACCAGGAACACAGACAATCTCAGACACCTTGGTCCATgcatcaatttttttatttatgtcccTGTAAGCAAACAGGGACACGTCGTAGATTATGGGGAAACCCGCCACAGCAATAATTAACTTCTCCATTTTCCTTGGGAACCAATGTGGCCGGAACCAAAGTTTACAGGACTGCTGTGCTTGTTCTTTGGACAACTAAATCAATCATCCGTTTGTCCAAGTAGAAAGTTTGGCTACATCCACACAATGTCAGAGCTTTCCCTATCCAATCTTTTTTTTTGCCTCGTCTCAAGAAATATCTGCGTCCACACAAAACCATGAAACTGACACAAAACGGCTCAGGTtctgtatgtaaccatggttcccttaGATAGAGAACGAGCATCCTCTAGGGGGCGCTATGGGGAACAATGATATCTCCCTCTCGGCCAAAGGCCCGAGCTGTTACCCACTTACTTGCATGGGGACAGAAGACTGGACCCAGGGCAGAGCTCAAGGCTTGGAATCAAGGACACGTCTTCAGGGGGAAATGGCTAAGTACCCAGGATAACCTAGACCTGCAGGTCATGTAGGCgagggtttccgcggggcattaaaagtcattaaattgattttgtgaaaattaaggccttaaatggcattaaaaagcattaatttgttttatacaggcattaaaactttagatagtgttgaagaaacaaatattaccaatttatcttgaatgtagcctgtataattaataactttgattcact
Proteins encoded in this region:
- the LOC141333849 gene encoding uncharacterized protein, with translation MAFMKEKSEDMKIEETFRVKHEDTETQTKLPFIKEESEDMKVEETFRVKQEDTDEQIKMVFIEEENEDMIEETFRVKHEDTETQTKMPFIKEEMEETFRVKHEDTDEQIKMVFIEEESEDMKIEETFRVKHEDTEEQTDLTLLKEEREELNETEEKDQFENLHDFVSGEKSFCSLESEKTSKQKSAQETGTMSNFTCCQCGKSLKEQAHLKSHMRIHTGEKPYTCKECGKSFTEKGNLNRHMRFHTGEKPYSCNECGKSFTDKGNLNRHMRFHTGEKPYACKQCGKSFTEKENLNRHMRFHTGEKPYTCNQCGKGFTRKECLNIHMRVHTGEKPYTCKQCGKSFSQRGQLDSHMKMYNRETPYRSHQSGKSFNESGKVHQKIHIKVSLFTCQQCGKSFTHKRYLNIHMRVHTGEKPYTCQQCGNCFSQKGSLDRHMKIHNKEKPNRSP